In Micromonospora sp. WMMA1363, a genomic segment contains:
- a CDS encoding GNAT family N-acetyltransferase — protein sequence MTYVVRRIEPGEWRQLHALRLEALRDSPTAFGTTYADTAALSDEVRRQQAASNATSPTSATFIAATEYGRWVGMASSAPLEEVPGHAHIHGVYVAPAHRGQEAGLATRLMDVAIRWTRDNTDAAWLTLGVHEDNTRAQAFYRRIGFTETGKVVPYPLDPSMNLYIMGYEDFRRATTLPAHLDSSEGFDPSPSVSV from the coding sequence ATGACGTACGTCGTACGCAGGATCGAGCCGGGGGAATGGCGCCAACTGCACGCCCTACGCCTGGAGGCGCTGCGGGATTCACCGACCGCCTTCGGCACCACGTACGCTGACACCGCCGCCCTCAGCGATGAGGTCCGGCGGCAGCAGGCGGCATCGAACGCGACTTCACCGACATCAGCGACGTTCATCGCCGCCACTGAGTACGGCCGCTGGGTGGGGATGGCCAGCTCCGCTCCGCTGGAAGAAGTCCCGGGCCACGCACACATACACGGCGTCTACGTTGCGCCCGCACACCGCGGCCAGGAAGCGGGACTGGCGACCCGGCTGATGGACGTCGCGATCAGGTGGACACGCGACAACACCGACGCCGCCTGGCTCACCCTCGGCGTGCACGAGGACAACACGCGCGCGCAGGCCTTCTATCGGCGAATCGGGTTCACCGAAACCGGCAAAGTCGTGCCCTACCCCCTTGACCCGTCAATGAACCTCTACATCATGGGCTACGAGGACTTCCGCCGGGCCACGACCCTCCCCGCTCACCTCGATTCGTCAGAGGGTTTTGATCCCTCGCCGTCCGTTTCGGTTTGA